The following are from one region of the Magallana gigas chromosome 4, xbMagGiga1.1, whole genome shotgun sequence genome:
- the LOC136275031 gene encoding coiled-coil domain-containing glutamate-rich protein 1-like has product MNGCKVLLEEVLEEEEVLEEEEVLEEEEVLEEEVLEEEEEEVLEEEDLEEVLEEEVLEEEVLEEEEEEEEEEEEEEEEEEEEEEEEEEEEEEEEEEDLEEEDLEEVLEEELEEVLEEELEEVLVEVEGTGLVYQKPELAQQETFTRS; this is encoded by the exons ATGAATGGTTGCAAG GTCTTGTTGGAGGAGGTTTTGGAGGAGGAGGAGGTTTTGGAGGAGGAGGAGGTTTTGGAGGAGGAGGAGGTTTTGGAGGAGGAGGTtttggaggaggaggaggaggaggttTTGGAGGAGGAGGATTTGGAGGAG GTTTTGGAGGAGGAGGTTTTGGAGGAGGAGGTtttggaggaggaggaggaggaggaggaggaggaggaggaggaggaggaggaggaggaggaggaggaggaggaggaggaggaggaggaggaggaggaggaggaggaggattTGGAGGAGGAGGATTTGGAGGAGGTTTTGGAGGAGGAGCTGGAGGAGGTTTTGGAGGAGGAGCTGGAGGAAGTATTGGTGGAGGTCGAGGGCACGGGTTTG gtTTACCAAAAGCCGGAACTTGCCCAGCAAGAAACATTTACCAGGAGCTAG
- the LOC136275032 gene encoding uncharacterized protein: MDDLNELKAFGEGLGLKDTALADFIKGQQAIRRDERQAQRELEKIKMHAQADAEREKYNFELEREKVKIDIEKMKLEQHSYIERLPENLTRMANLADQYKDARDLNELQATGKGKMPLARKVDQVKKKDVGENKHVPNDKKRFILRTEHSRVSSSPMTMSSSCQKNSSFNMPLSAGYVNNVPVTVLRDTGCSGIVVKMSNIQEENLIAGKKQTCILADGSKESVPIAEVSIDTPFLKGQYEVWCMENPVYDLIVGNVPDAKPADQPDPDWQVNAVETRQQKRDKSKPYPQLRVPDMITEDINPMTIRDAQEHDHSLKKRTVHKGKIKKVPLERMPLKYEPFQRVAVDLVGPLSPITDKGNRYILTLVDYATRYPETIALPSIETERIALFEMFSRIGIPREMLTDMGAQFTSALMSEVSRLISLSQRTTTPFHPSCNGLVERFNGNLKQMLKRLCSEKPKDWDKYLSSVLFAYREVPQESLGFSPFELVYGRSVRGPISILKELWTNDIPDPNVKTTYQYVLDLKDRLQSMAELANESLETSSTRYKKHYDRKTRTRSLKVGDKAPVLLPTDNNKLLLQWKGPFVVTKKVNRVDYQLDMQGKTKTFHINLLKKYIERPISDVASVTEDTGVLGLVNAAVVDCMDDEDQDGQLDEYPQSQVSVSTVNINPSLALESKNRLMKLLLKFDDVFQDRSGITSVLEHEIRTTSAKPIHVKNRQIPYSMEETVNKEVSDMLKMNIIESSDLYCSPVVIVPKKDGTNRFCIDFRLLNNQTIFDSEPMPDADEMFSKLAGHTFFSKIDLSKGYWQVKLTDDSKPKTAFRTGKGLFQFRVMPFGLVTAPATFSRLMRKVLHGMENVDNFIDDILVYTKSLDHHFVVLDELFQRLRTAGLTAKPGKCSLAYSNIDCLGHVVGNEKLKPDFDKVEAICNAPIPVTKKQLRSFLGLVGFYRKFVPKFAQIASPLTDLTKKGLPTKLKWEDAHNLAFQTLKASLTKCPILKLPNIKETFILQTDASDRGLGAVLLQEELGQKLQIAYASRKLRESECKYATVEKECLTVVWAIQKFQKNVYGHEFILETDHSPLVYLNKAKVTNPRLMSWALSLQPYRFTIHAIKGKDNVGADYLSRLMSICLLSVF, from the exons ATGGATGATTTGAATGAGTTAAAAGCATTTGGTGAGGGTTTAGGTCTTAAGGACACTGCTCTGGCAGATTTTATTAAAGGACAGCAAGCTATTAGAAGAGATGAGAGACAAGCTCAGAGAGAGTTGGAAAAGATTAAGATGCATGCTCAAGCGGACGCTGAGAGAGAGAAATATAATTTTGAGTTAGAAAGAGAGAAAGTGAAGATTGACattgagaaaatgaaattagaGCAACACTCTTATATT GAAAGATTACCTGAGAATTTGACAAGAATGGCAAACTTGGCTGATCAGTATAAAGATGCTCGTGACCTGAATGAACTCCAAGCTACGGGTAAGGGTAAGATGCCTTTAGCAAGAAAAGTTGATCAGGTGAAGAAAAAAGATGTAGGTGAGAACAAGCATGTACCTAATGATAAGAAAAGGTTCATTCTAAGGACAGAGC ATTCCAGAGTATCTTCTTCTCCAATGACAATGTCATCATCTTGTCAGAAGAACTCGTCTTTTAACATGCCTTTATCTGCAGGGTATGTTAACAATGTCCCTGTGACGGTACTAAGAGATACTGGGTGTAGTGGTATTGTTGTTAAAATGAGCAATATACAGGAGGAAAACCTTATAGCTGGTAAGAAACAGACTTGTATTTTAGCAGATGGTTCTAAGGAATCTGTCCCGATTGCCGAAGTGTCCATCGATACGCCATTTCTGAAAGGTCAGTATGAGGTATGGTGTATGGAGAATcctgtgtacgacttgatagTTGGTAACGTTCCAGATGCCAAACCAGCAGATCAACCAGATCCAGATTGGCAGGTAAATGCTGTTGAGACTAGGCAACAGAAACGTGACAAGAGTAAACCATATCCTCAACTTAGGGTTCCAGACATGATTACTGAAGATATCAATCCGATGACAATTAGGGATGCACAGGAGCATGATCATTCTTTGAAAAAG CGCACAGTTCACAAAGGTAAGATTAAGAAAGTACCTCTTGAACGAATGCCACTCAAATACGAACCGTTCCAGAGAGTTGCTGTTGACCTGGTGGGCCCTCTTTCTCCAATCACAGACAAAGGTAATCGCTACATTCTCACTTTAGTGGATTATGCTACTCGCTATCCTGAAACCATCGCACTTCCCAGCATCGAAACAGAGAGAATTGCTCTATTTGAAATGTTCTCGAGAATTGGTATACCTCGTGAAATGTTGACAGATATGGGAGCTCAGTTTACTTCCGCATTAATGTCAGAGGTAAGTCGCCTTATTTCTCTTAGTCAGCGGACAACAACCCCGTTTCATCCTAGCTGTAATGGGTTGGTGGAACGATTCAACGGGAACTTAAAGCAGATGTTGAAGCGACTCTGTTCCGAGAAACCAAAAGATTGGGACAAGTACCTGAGTTCGGTGCTGTTTGCCTACCGAGAAGTGCCACAGGAGAGTCTTGGATTCTCACCCTTTGAGTTGGTATATGGTAGATCAGTTCGTGGACCTATTTCCATATTGAAGGAGTTGTGGACAAACGACATACCAGATCCAAACGTCAAGACAACCTACCAATATGTGTTAGATCTCAAGGACAGACTACAGTCTATGGCTGAACTTGCGAATGAGAGTCTTGAAACGTCGTCTACCAGATACAAGAAACACTATGACAGGAAAACTAGAACTAGAAGTCTAAAGGTAGGAGATAAAGCTCCTGTTCTTTTACCGACtgacaataacaaattattgcttCAGTGGAAAGGACCTTTTGTGGTCACAAAGAAAGTCAACAGAGTTGATTATCAGTTAGATATGCAAGGTAAGACAAAGACCTTTCAtataaatcttttgaaaaagtacattGAGAGACCAATTTCAGATGTTGCTTCAGTGACGGAAGATACAGGTGTTCTTGGTTTAGTGAACGCAGCAGTAGTTGATTGCATGGATGATGAGGACCAAGATGGACAGTTAGATGAGTATCCTCAATCACAGGTTAGTGTAAGCACCGTAAACATTAACCCATCATTAGCATTAGAGAGCAAGAACAGATTGATGAAGTTGCTTTTAAAGTTTGATGATGTTTTTCAAGACCGTTCTGGTATCACAAGTGTACTTGAACATGAAATTAGAACGACAAGTGCCAAACCGATTCATGTCAAAAATCGTCAGATACCATATTCAATGGAGGAAACAGTAAACAAAGAGGTGAGTGACATGTTGAAGATGAACATTATTGAATCTTCTGACTTGTATTGTTCACCAGTTGTTATCGTGCCCAAGAAAGATGGAACAAACAGGTTCTGTATAGATTTTCGCCTGTTAAATAATCAGACCATATTTGATTCAGAGCCAATGCCAGATGCTGATGAAATGTTTTCCAAACTTGCCGGACAtacattcttttcaaaaattgatctATCAAAAGGGTACTGGCAGGTTAAGTTAACAGATGATTCAAAACCAAAAACAGCCTTTAGAACAGGTAAGGGTTTGTTTCAGTTCAGGGTCATGCCCTTTGGGTTAGTTACGGCTCCGGCCacattttcaagattaatgcGCAAAGTCTTGCATGGAATGGAGAATGTAGACAATTTCATAGATGACATTTTGGTGTACACAAAGTCTCTAGATCATCATTTTGTTGTATTAGATGAGCTTTTTCAGCGATTGCGGACAGCAGGTCTGACAGCAAAACCAGGTAAATGTTCATTGGCCTATTCAAATATTGACTGTCTCGGACATGTAGTGGGTAATGAGAAGTTGAAGCCAGACTTTGACAAGGTTGAAGCTATATGTAATGCCCCTATTCCTGTTACGAAAAAACAGTTAAGGTCTTTCCTTGGTTTAGTTGGGTTTTACCGGAAATTTGTGCCCAAGTTTGCTCAAATCGCGTCACCATTGACTGACTTGACAAAAAAAGGTTTACCCACTAAGTTAAAATGGGAAGATGCTCACAATTTAGCATTTCAGACGTTAAAAGCTTCACTTACTAAGTGTCCCATATTGAAACTTCCCAATATCAAGGAGACTTTCATTCTACAGACTGACGCTTCAGACAGAGGTCTAGGTGCAGTTCTTTTACAAGAAGAACTTGGTCAGAAACTCCAAATTGCTTATGCTAGTAGAAAGCTAAGAGAGAGTGAGTGCAAGTATGCAACTGTTGAGAAAGAGTGCTTGACAGTTGTATGGGCAATTCAGAAATTCCAGAAGAATGTGTATGGACATGAGTTCATTTTAGAGACAGATCATAGCCCACTTGTGTACTTAAATAAGGCTAAGGTCACAAACCCTAGACTTATGAGCTGGGCGCTTAGTTTGCAACCTTACAGGTTTACTATACATGCAATTAAAGGTAAAGACAATGTGGGTGCAGACTACCTAAGTCGTTTGATGTCAATATGTTTACTttcagtattttaa